CTCGTAGGCCTCCGGCGGCGTTTCGAATCCGCCGCCGGACTGGAAGTCGAACCCCTCGTGGGTTTCCCGGACGCCCACGGCGGGGTGGCGTTCGAGATCGTTCGGGTCCGTCCCGACGTAGACGTCGTACATCCCGATCGGCGCGGCGTAGCTGACGTCGTCGCGTTGCATGAGCTGGCCCGCGATCCCGTGGGACCCGACGATGGGGTTCTCGGTGCCGCTGGCGGCGGGATCGACGGGATCGCTCGAGATCCAGATGTCCTGATCGGCGTTGTCCAGCCCTCGTTCACCGGTCTCGACGACGCCGACGCCGAGGCTCGCGAGCAGGGTGACTGCGAGCACGGCGACCGCTACCGCCAGTACCGTCAGCGCAGTGCGGCCGGGTGAGCGCCGCAGTTGGGCGAGCGCGAGGCCGACGACCGCTTTTCCGCGGACGATGGCGGCGCTGACGCTCGCGCTCATCGTCCCACCTCCGCGAGGACGGACGTGCGCGAGGCGACCGCGAGCGGATAGGGAACCGCGAGCAGCCCCGAAAGCAGGGCGACGCCGACGGCGTAGGGAACGAACAGCGGGTGGACGGTCGCGACCGCGCCCGGCGCCACCGTCGCCGATGCAATGGCGTTGACGGCGTGAACGCCGCCGATTCCGATCGCGGCGCCCAGCACCGCGCCGGCGACCGTCGTGACGAGCGTCGACAGCGCGACGACCAGCAGCCGGCTCGAGGCCGGGAAGCCGACCGCCTCGAGGACGGCCAGCGTCCGCCGGTCCTGGTCGACGGTCATCCCCATCGTCGTCGCGACGAACGACGCACAGATCACGACGCTGGCCAGCAGCGCCAGCAGGCTCGTCGCCAGCGCCAGTCCGTCGTCGAACAGCGACTCGAGGTCGAGTTCGGCGGCCGATTCGACGGCCGCGTCGGGGTAGGCGTCGGTAGCCGCCGCTTCGGCCGCGTCGGACTCGCCCCAGACGAGGACGCGGTTCGCGAGTTCGCCGTCGTCCGCTCCGGAGGCGGTCTGAAGTTCGCTCAGGTGGACGAGCGCGACGGGCGCCGCCTTCTCCGCGTCCTGCCCGTCCGAGCCGCCGTCGCCGGCCGGTTCGACGGCGGTTACCGTGACCGACGGCGTCGTTTCGCCGCCCGCGACACTCATACCGTCCCCGCTCCCGGCACCGGAACCGGGGCCTGCAAGCTCGAGTTCGTCGCCGGCTTCGGCGCCGAGTCTGCTCGCCGCGGCCTCCGAGAGGACGATCTCCTGGCGCGGCACGCCGTCGTAGGAGCCGTCGGCGTAGTGGGGATCGCCCGGCTCGAGCGCGTCCGTCGGGAGGCCGGCGACGGTCCGGGTCTCGTCGTCGGGAACGACGCCGACGAGGAGCACGTGCTTCGATTCGGACGCACCGTCGGCTTCGCCGGCCGGCTGGAGCCGAGCGGTCTCGGTGAGCACCGGCGAGGCGTGGTCGACCCCGTCTCGCTCGCGGATGGTCGCCGCGCGCGAGTTCGTCTCACCGAGCCGAGGTCGTTCGACGCCGTCGACGGCCGAGAGCGCGCCGCTTTCTTCCGGTGCGATCCAGACATCAGCATCGTCGTCGCTGACGACGCCCCCATCCGCGAGCCCCATCGCGACGCCGGTCACGACGACCAACAGGGCGATCGTCAACGCGACCGCGCTGATCGTCGCCGCGATGCGGCCCGATCGCGTCCGCGTCGCGCGGTTCCACAGCCGCGTAACCGAAAACCCGACGAGGTCGCTCCAGCGCCGGCGGCGCGTGCCGTCGATCGCTGTACTCGTGTCGCCCGATTCTCCGGTCGTCCCGTCGTCGCCGCGCTTATCCGCCATCCGTCACCACCCGCCCGTCCCGGAGCGAAATCACTCGATCGGCGACCGCCAGCGTGTCGTCGTCGTGGGACGCGACCAGCACCGCTCGGTCGCGCTCGCGGCCGACGTCGGTCAACAGCTCGAGCACGTTCTGGCCGGTCGCCGTATCGAGTTCGCCGGTCGGTTCGTCCGCGACGATGACGTCGGGGTCGGTCGCCAGCGCCCTGGCGATCGCGACCCGCTGGCGTTCACCGCCGCTGAGTTCGCCGGGCAGGTGGCCCGCACGATCGTCGAGCCCGACGCCCTCGAGCAGTTCCGCGGCGCGCTCGCGGCGGGTGGCTTTGGGGACGCCCACCTGCACCAGCGGCAGGGCGACGTTCGCGCGGGCCGACAGCGACGGCAGGAGGTGGAACCGCTGGAAGACGATCCCGACGTGGCGCCGGCGCATCCGCGTTCGCTCCCGCTCCGAGAGGGCGGTGAGGTCCGTCTCCATCACCTCGACGGTTCCGTCGGTCGGCACTAACAGCCCCGTGACGGCGTGGAGTATCGTCGACTTGCCGCTGCCGCTCGGGCCCTCGAGGCCGACGATCTCGCCCGGGCGGATCGACAGCGAGACGTCGCGGAGCGCGGTCACCGACCGGCCCCCGCTCGATCGGAAGCCGCCGTCGGCGCCGTACTCGTGAGTGACGTTCTCGAGACGGACGGCGGCCGGCGACCGGGGATCGGCGCGGCCGTCGTCTCGGGTGGACGTGGCATCGACGTCGGCGTCGGCATCGGCGTCAGTCGTCTCCGACGCCGATTTCGGGAGTGAACGGTGGCTCATCTCTCCGGATTCAACTCACCCGATCGAACGCCCCGTCGAGTCATTGTTTCACGCCGACTTCCCGCTGCCACGTGGCGGTTAATCGATTGCCGCCGCGGCAACCGATCGCGAGCGTTCGCCGGGCCAATCGCTCGAGGCGCGCTCGAGGCCTGAAATATCCACGTACAGTCGACTGTTCGCCGTCCGTGACATATTCGACGAGGAAAACGAGCCGGACCCAGGAATCGGCTGCTCGCGGAGGGTATCGGACGATATCGTCAAATCGCTGTTCGAGTATCGGTTCCGGTCTCGAGAAATCACCGCAAACACGTTCCAGAGTTGGCAGGAAACCGGCCCGTACGAGTCGGCGTTAGTCGTACGTCTCTTTACTCGCGACGGCGACCGCCGTTCCATCGGAGGCGGCGTAGAGCGTGCCGTCCTTGCGTTCGAAGGTGAGTCCGCCGGCCCGAGTCGTGTCGCCCTCCTCGGGGAGCGGCGTCGTCGCGATCAGGCCGGTTTCGTTCGAGGCGACCTCGATGACGAACGCGCCGTCCTGCGAGGTGATCGTCACCAGCCGATTCTCGATCAGGACGTCGGCCATCGACCCCGCCGATTCGTGGACGACCGCGGACTCCTCGCCCGCCTCCCACATCCGGATCTGGTACACCGGTTCGTTGCCGACCGGCTCCCAGCCGACGCGTTCGACGTGGACCGTCTCGCGCCAGCCGGGGCCGCCGACCGCGATGGTCTCCTCGCCGGTGAACGAGAGCCGCTGACTCGTGACCGCCTCCATCCAGATGTTCCGTCGCTCGCTCGAGACGATGACGCCGCTGGCCTCGAGCCCGCTGTCGTCGACCACCGCGTCGATGCCGATGCCGGAGACGAGTTCGTTCTCGACCTCCTCGCCGTACTCGATCGTGTAGTCCTGAATGCGGATCGCGTCGCTCGAGGCCTCGGTCGACTCGTAGACGGCGAGGTTGACCGGGATCGCCGTCCCGGCCAGCACCGCGAGCACGAGGAGAACGACCAGAAACGCCGAACTGCGCCGCGTCGCGTCCGCCAACGGCGACCGGTCCGAGTCGTGCGTTCGTCCGCCGCCGGCGAGTTCGCGGATCCGCTCGAGTCGCCTCGGGCCGCGGTCAGTGCCTCCGCCGTCCGCACTGTGGGGCCACGCGCCGGCGGCGATCTCGAGCGGTCGATCGACGAGCGACTTCGAGCGACGGTCGTCTTGACCCCGCAAGCGTGCGACGAACCGACCGACGCGCCGTGGGACGACCGGCTTATCGGATCCTGCTAGCGCGACCGTGATCACCAGCGCGAGGACGGTGACGATGACGACGCCGGGACCCCGAAAGAGGATAAAGGAGTTCCCCTCGCCGTACCAGTAGATCTGCCACAGCCCCCGCGAGAACGCGAAGACCAGGATCGCGATCCAGACGTGGAGTGCGTTCGGCCGGCGGTCGCGGCGCTCGAGGACCACCGCGCCGAGGACGAGTCCGATGAAAAAGCCGAGCGCGTGCCCCTGGATCGCGATGCCGGCCCACCCTGGTGCGGTCGGCGGACTCTGTTCGACGACGTGGACGTACACCGGGTTTCGGATCGCGCGGTAGATCGTCAGCAGGACGCTCTGTAGCCCGATCGCCGCGATGAGCGTCGCGATCGGGTAGTGGACGATCGCGAAGGCGATGATCGCGAAGACGACCCCGGAAAAGCCGATGATCGGGCCGAGCGCGAACACGCTCGTGAGCAGCCCGACGCCGATGACCGCGAGCGGAAAGAGCACGAGGGCCCGGATCCACGGGTTCGTTCGCCACCGCTCGAGGAAGCGGCGGCCGTCAGCCGTCGGGTCGACGTCTCGATCGGGTGTGTAGTGACCCCAGGCGTACTCGGCGATCGGCGCGGCGACGACGGTCCCCGCCATGTTGCCGACGAGATGGCCCAGGTCGGCGTGGGAGAACGCGGCCGTCGCCAGCCCGAACGGATAGAAGAACGACCACGCCCGGTACGGAATCGTCACCGGATCGCTGACGTCGGTGACACCGTCCTGGACGAACAGGTAGACGCAGACGACGAACGCGACGACGACCAGCGTTCCCCACGGCACCCCCATGACGAGCCGCTCGCCGGCTACGTCGCGCCAGCGGCGGGCCGGACGGTCGAGCCGACTGACGGTAGCGAGCGAGAGGGCGACCGTCGCCGCGAGGGCAGTTGCGAGCGCGACCGCGGTCCAGCGCATATCCCTGTGGTGCGACCGCACGCCCATATACCGTTCGCTGTCCGCCGTTCGTCCGTAGACCCCGCCGCCGGTACCCGTCTCACTTCGAGCGACCGGTACCCGCGATCGAGGGCTGCCCGCCTTCGAAAGGTACAAGCGGCCGACGGCCGGATACAGGGGTATGGAACTGCGGGTCACCGAGAGCACCGAGGACGAACTCTCGATCGAAATCGCGGGCGAGGATCACACGTTCATGAACGTCCTCAAGGGCGCACTGCTCGAGCACGAGGACGTCAGCGCAGCGACCTACGACGTGAACCCCGAACAGTCGGGCGGTCAGACGGAGCCGATCCTGACGATCAAGACCGAGAGCGGCGTCGATCCGCTCGAGGCCCTCGAGGAAGCTGCTGTCGACGTCCGCGAGAAGGCGATGTCGTTCCGCGAGACGTTCGAAGACGCTGCGCAGGCGGCGTAATCGGCTCCGGTTTTCGTTCGGATTTCTCCTCTCTATCGCGTCGCAACAGTCGGCGGAGACGCCTCAGCACGTCGCGTAGAACCCGTGAATTTCTCCGTCGTCCGTGACGTGCAGATCGAGTCCTTCTGCGGAGAGGTCGCCGCTCGAGCCGCTGTCGGCCGTCGGTCGGAGGGCATCGGCGATCTCGGCTGCGAGGTCCGATTCGTCGTCGTAGCCGTCGATATCCTCCTCGAGTTGCGGTAACTGCACGGCGACTACGTCCTCGGCCGCACAGTCGACGCCGAACGCGTCGGGATCGGCCGGCTCGGGGTTCGCGTCGCCGTAGTCGCTCGCGATGAGGGCTCGATTCCAGTACTCGGCGAACGCCGCGAGGTCGGCGTCGTAGGTTCGCGAATCGGCCGCACCGCGATCGGTCTCGAGTTCCTCGTGGACCAGTTCCGCCGTCCGATCGAGGTCGATCCCGCCGGCCTGACTCCCGTTTCCGGGTGCGTCCGGCGGCGACGGCGGCCCGATTCCCGGCAGCACCGACGGCGGCACGATGCCGGTCGCGAACAGCGCGACGACGAGCCCGATGACGACCAGAATCGGCGCGTACGGCTTCGCCAACTCGAGCCAGCTCGGCGTTTCGAGCTCCCGATCGATCTCGTCGTAGGTCTGTTCGGTTTGCTCGAGGTCGGGATTGCCGCAGCGAGAACAGGGCGGATTGTTCCTGACGTGATCCCGCCCGCAGTTCGGGCATCGCCAGACGTACTGGGTGCCGGTGTCGACGGTTCCCGGTGTGGCGCCGTCGAGTTCGTCGGGCGCACCGCTCGTGCCCGCACCGCCGTTCGCGTTGCTCGAGTCCTCGTCCGCGCGGACGACGGCCTTCTCGAAGACGTTGTGCCCGCATTCGTCGCAGGGTGGGTCGTTCTCCGCGTGAGGCTTCCCACACCAGGTGCACCGCCACTTCACTGCTTCTAGCGGTTGACTGCGAGAGAATAAGCGTGTCGGGTCGATGGCACGACGGCACGACGGCACGGCCACGACGGCGTAGCCGTCACGACCCGTCGAACGCGACTTCAGAGCCGGACCGGCACGCCGCGTTCGTCCAGATACTCCTTGGTCTCCTCGATCGAGTAGTCGCCGAAGTGGAAGATCGACGCCGCCAGCCCGGCGTCCGCGTCGGCCTCGGTGAACACGTCGTACATGTCCTCCGGACCGCCACAGCCCGAGGAGGCGATGACCGGCGTGTCGACGGTCTCCGAGACCGCCGTCGTCAGCGGGAGGTCGTAGCCGTCCTTGGTGCCGTCCTTGTCGATCGAGTTGACGAAGAGTTCGCCCGCGCCGCGGGATTCGGCTTCGGCGGCCCACTCCATGACGTCGATGCCGGTCCCCTCGCGGCCGCCCTTCTTGGTGCACTCGAACCAGCAGGACTCGCCGTCGACCTCGACGTAGTGTTCGCCTCGCTCGTCGTACCGGCGCTTGGCGTCGACGCTGATGACGATACACTGGCTGCCGAAGGCCTTCGCACCCTCGTTGACGAGT
This portion of the Halopiger aswanensis genome encodes:
- a CDS encoding rhomboid family intramembrane serine protease; this translates as MRWTAVALATALAATVALSLATVSRLDRPARRWRDVAGERLVMGVPWGTLVVVAFVVCVYLFVQDGVTDVSDPVTIPYRAWSFFYPFGLATAAFSHADLGHLVGNMAGTVVAAPIAEYAWGHYTPDRDVDPTADGRRFLERWRTNPWIRALVLFPLAVIGVGLLTSVFALGPIIGFSGVVFAIIAFAIVHYPIATLIAAIGLQSVLLTIYRAIRNPVYVHVVEQSPPTAPGWAGIAIQGHALGFFIGLVLGAVVLERRDRRPNALHVWIAILVFAFSRGLWQIYWYGEGNSFILFRGPGVVIVTVLALVITVALAGSDKPVVPRRVGRFVARLRGQDDRRSKSLVDRPLEIAAGAWPHSADGGGTDRGPRRLERIRELAGGGRTHDSDRSPLADATRRSSAFLVVLLVLAVLAGTAIPVNLAVYESTEASSDAIRIQDYTIEYGEEVENELVSGIGIDAVVDDSGLEASGVIVSSERRNIWMEAVTSQRLSFTGEETIAVGGPGWRETVHVERVGWEPVGNEPVYQIRMWEAGEESAVVHESAGSMADVLIENRLVTITSQDGAFVIEVASNETGLIATTPLPEEGDTTRAGGLTFERKDGTLYAASDGTAVAVASKETYD
- a CDS encoding DNA-directed RNA polymerase subunit L; protein product: MELRVTESTEDELSIEIAGEDHTFMNVLKGALLEHEDVSAATYDVNPEQSGGQTEPILTIKTESGVDPLEALEEAAVDVREKAMSFRETFEDAAQAA
- the hisF gene encoding imidazole glycerol phosphate synthase subunit HisF; this encodes MALTKRIIPCIDVDLDEDGDPAVYTGVHFEDLEYTGDPVEMAKAYNESGADEFVFLDITASAEGRETMLDVVRDVADEVFIPLTVGGGIRTTEDIKETLRAGADKVSITTGALERPELVNEGAKAFGSQCIVISVDAKRRYDERGEHYVEVDGESCWFECTKKGGREGTGIDVMEWAAEAESRGAGELFVNSIDKDGTKDGYDLPLTTAVSETVDTPVIASSGCGGPEDMYDVFTEADADAGLAASIFHFGDYSIEETKEYLDERGVPVRL
- a CDS encoding ABC transporter permease, whose translation is MADKRGDDGTTGESGDTSTAIDGTRRRRWSDLVGFSVTRLWNRATRTRSGRIAATISAVALTIALLVVVTGVAMGLADGGVVSDDDADVWIAPEESGALSAVDGVERPRLGETNSRAATIRERDGVDHASPVLTETARLQPAGEADGASESKHVLLVGVVPDDETRTVAGLPTDALEPGDPHYADGSYDGVPRQEIVLSEAAASRLGAEAGDELELAGPGSGAGSGDGMSVAGGETTPSVTVTAVEPAGDGGSDGQDAEKAAPVALVHLSELQTASGADDGELANRVLVWGESDAAEAAATDAYPDAAVESAAELDLESLFDDGLALATSLLALLASVVICASFVATTMGMTVDQDRRTLAVLEAVGFPASSRLLVVALSTLVTTVAGAVLGAAIGIGGVHAVNAIASATVAPGAVATVHPLFVPYAVGVALLSGLLAVPYPLAVASRTSVLAEVGR
- a CDS encoding ABC transporter ATP-binding protein; the protein is MSHRSLPKSASETTDADADADVDATSTRDDGRADPRSPAAVRLENVTHEYGADGGFRSSGGRSVTALRDVSLSIRPGEIVGLEGPSGSGKSTILHAVTGLLVPTDGTVEVMETDLTALSERERTRMRRRHVGIVFQRFHLLPSLSARANVALPLVQVGVPKATRRERAAELLEGVGLDDRAGHLPGELSGGERQRVAIARALATDPDVIVADEPTGELDTATGQNVLELLTDVGRERDRAVLVASHDDDTLAVADRVISLRDGRVVTDGG